The following are encoded in a window of Tessaracoccus flavescens genomic DNA:
- a CDS encoding Na(+)/H(+) antiporter subunit C produces the protein MSANLTLAVAAGLLVACGVYLLLERSLTRILLGVLLTSNGVNLLFLIAAGYPGTPPIVGLTDEKVSDPLPQAMVLTAIVITMAVAAFVLTLAYRSFQLHGHDEVADDVEDARIRELADADVASESYEDTTFSDTGANVVSE, from the coding sequence ATGAGCGCGAACCTGACCCTCGCCGTCGCGGCCGGGCTCCTCGTCGCCTGCGGCGTCTACCTGCTGCTGGAGCGGTCGCTGACCCGCATCCTGCTCGGGGTGCTGCTGACGAGCAATGGCGTCAATCTGCTCTTCCTGATCGCCGCGGGATACCCGGGGACGCCGCCGATCGTCGGCCTGACCGACGAGAAGGTCTCCGATCCGCTCCCCCAGGCGATGGTGCTGACCGCCATCGTGATCACCATGGCCGTTGCGGCCTTCGTCCTCACGCTGGCCTACCGCAGCTTCCAACTGCACGGCCATGACGAGGTCGCAGACGATGTCGAGGACGCCCGCATCCGCGAGCTCGCCGACGCCGACGTGGCCTCCGAGTCCTATGAGGACACGACCTTCTCCGACACCGGCGCGAACGTGGTGAGCGAATGA